The sequence below is a genomic window from Polaribacter vadi.
TTTTATTGGTAATGTTAGAAAGTGTAGAAAGTATTGATTTTAAATATCATGACTATTTAAACATAGGAGAATGGATTATTACCATCTTTTTTTCAATAGAATATATTTTGAGAATTATTTCGATTAAAAAACCCTTAAAATATGTTTTCAGTTTTTATGGTATTATAGATTTATTATCTACAATACCTATGTATTTAACCTTTATATTAGTGGGTTCTCACAGTTTAGTCGCTTTAAGAGCTTTACGTTTGTTACGTGTTTTTAGAATTTTAAAACTAGCAAGATATACTGGAGCATCAGAAAAACTTACTTTAGCTATGAGAGCTAGTAAAGCTAAAATATCTGTATTTCTTTTCTTTATAGTAATCGTTTGTATTATTCTTGGCACAGTGATGTACATGGTTGAGGGTCAAGAAAATGGTTTTACAAACATTCCAAAAAGTATTTATTGGGCAATTGTAACTTTAACAACAGTAGGTTTTGGAGATATTGCACCACAAACACCTTTAGGTCAATTAATTGCTAGTGTTATTATGATTTTAGGATACGCAGTTATTGCCATTCCAACAGGTATTGTAAGTTCTGAGTTAACAAAATCTACGTTAAACGAAGACGTAAACACACAGTCTTGCCCAAATTGTTTAAAAGAAAAACACAAGGATAATGCTATTTATTGTTACAATTGTGGAAGCGTATTAAATCCATAATTTAGTATGAAAAATACCTTAATAACCATTGTTGGCCCTACTGCAATTGGTAAAACTGCTTTAAGTATAGAATTAGCGAATCATTTTAAAAGTGATATAATTTCTTGCGATTCAAGACAATTTTTTAAAGAAATGACAATTGGAACCGCTGTTCCTTCTGCAGATGAGTTAAGTGCTGCAAAACATCATTTTATTCAAAATAGAAGTATTTTTGATGCTTATAATGTTGGTGAATTTGAAAGAGATGCTTTAGCAAAACTAGAGGACTTGTTTTTAAAAAACCCAATACAAATTATGGTTGGTGGTAGTGGTTTATATGTGGATGCTGTTTTACAGGGTTTGGATTATTTTCCTGAAGTTGATCCAAAAATTAGAGAGGATTTAACCAAAGAACTCGAAGAAAAAGGCATTGAAAGTTTACAAAAAAAATTGCAAAAACTAGATATAGAAACCTACAATACAATTGCTTTAGAGAATCCTCATAGAATAATGAGAGCCTTAGAAATTTGTATTGGTTCAGGAAAAACATATTCCGAATTCAGAAACAAACCAAAAGAACCTAGAAATTTTAATGTTATAAAAGTTGGTTTAACTGCAGATAGAGAAATTATTTATGACAGGATAAACCAACGAGTAGATGTAATGATTGAAAATGGTTTGGTTGAAGAAGCACAAAAACTACATCAACATAAAAAAATAAATGCCTTACAAACTGTAGGTTATAGAGAATTATTTTCTTTTTTTGAGGAGGATTTTACAAAAGAATTTGCCATTGGTGAAATCAAAAAAAATACAAGACGTTTTGCAAAAAGACAGATTACTTGGTTTAAAAGAGATGAAAAAACATTGTGGTTCGATTATAAATCGGATATAGAAAAAATTATTAATGAAGTTGAAAATAGTATATAAAATGAAAGATAGATTTTTACAATTCTTTAGAAAAGTTTATCATTTAAAAGATAAAATTGCTTTTTTTCCTACTATTATTTCTTTAGCAGGTTGTGCTTTTGCGTATATAATGATGTATGCAGAAAACCAAGGAATCTCTAAATATTTAATAGAGTTTTTCCCTCAATTAGTAATCAATAATACTGAAACTGCAAGAAATATTTTAACAACATTTATTGGAGGTTTAATTTCAATTATGGTGTTTAGTTTTTCTATGGTGATGATTTTATTAAACCAAGCTTCCAGTAACTTTTCGCCAAGATTATTACCTGGTTTAATATCTAATAGAAAACATCAAATAATTTTAGGGATTTATATTGCCACTATTTTATACTGTATTTTTATTTTAGTATTTATAGAACCTTCAGGTAATAAATATCAACTTCCAGGGTTTTCTGTACTTTGGAGCATCATTTTTATGGTCTTTTCACTAGGCTCTTTTATCTATTTTATTCATTCAATATCACAAGAAATTCAAATTGAATTTATAATGAAAAGAATTAGTTCTACTGCTCATAAAAAATTGCAAAACCTATTAGATTTAGAAAAAGATAAAGAATTTAATTTTCCTGATACTTCTAATTGGATTGAATTTAAATCGAAAGAAACTGGATATTTTCAAGATGTTTCTATCAAATTATTAAAAGAAATTTCTCTTCATAATGATTGTAGATTAGAAATTGTTTCACACAAAGGCACACTTTGCTATAAAGGAGAAGTTTTATTTAAAATTGAAAAGGAATTAGATGAAAAAAATACTGATAAAATATATAAAGCGTTCGATTTTTCTAATGATGAATTTATAGAAGATAATTATTTAATTGCCTTTAAACATTTAAAAGAAATTGCTTTAAAAGCGATGTCTCCAGGAATAAATGATCCTGGAACAGCCATGAATGCTATCGATTATTTACACGAATTATTTAAATTAAGAATTATAAAACAAGAGAAAGACTTTATTTTTGAAGAAGAAGAATGTATAATTTTATTACACATTGTAGCGTTCGAAGATTTAATTTATAAAGTAATGGCATCTTTAAGAACCTATTGTAAACACGATGTAATTGTGGTAAAAAAAATGCTTTTATTTTTAAAAGATCTTAAAACATATACTTCTAAAGAAGATAAAATTGAAATTATAAATAAAGAGATCGAAAACCTTTTGGTAGATGCAAGAATTGCAATTACTAATAAAACCGATTTACAAAAACTACAAGATATCTAATTTTAAAATTTAAACTTTATTTGTGATTTGCTAACTTGGGCAAGTCGTTCACTTTTATATCTTTGTGCATCTAAAATTACAACCATGAAATTAAAACTTACTTTATTACTAGTCGCTTTTATCAGCACTTTTTCAATTGCACAAACAAAAACAGGAACTATTGACAGTGATTATATTATAAATATAATGCCAGAATCTAAAATTGTTATTGCAAAATCTCAAGAATATGGAGCAAGATTAGATTCTATGTTCTCTATTAAAATGGAAGATTATCAAGCTAGAGTCAAAGATTTTAGAGATAAAGAAAAAGAAATGGGTGCTTTAATGAAAAAAACTTTGGTTAAAGAATTAACAGAATTAGAGCAGGATATTAAACAATATCAAGATAATGGAAACAAGTTAATGCAGTTAAAGCAAAACGAATTAATGCGTCCATTATATAAAAAACTAAATCTTGCAATCAAGGAAATTGCCAAAGAAAATGGGTATACGCTTATTTTAACTACTACAGTAAATCAGTTTGCTTACATAGATCAAGAATTTGATATTACTAAATTAGTAATAGCTAAATTGAATATTAAAGAACCTGAAATTAAAGAGCCAGCACAAAATTAATTTTTATTTTTTAAACACAAAAAACCTCATTTTTAGTGAGGTTTTTGTTTTATAAATATTTTTTTTAATGCTCTGAATCTCTTAGCAACTCAGGAAATTTACTTTTAAATTTATTTAACCTTGGTATAGAAACAGCCTTAATATAGCTTTGATTAGGATTTCTTTTTTCAAAATCTTGATGATATTCTTCTGCTTTATAAAATTTTGTATACTTAGCAACTTCAGTAACTATTTTTCCATTATACATTTCTTGGTTTAATCTTGTTATTTCATCCTCAATAATTTTCTTTTCAGCTTCATTTTGATAAAAAGCAATAGATCTATATTGAGAACCATAATCTGGATGTTGCCCATTTACGGTTGTTGGATCTTGAGAACCAAAAAACACAGTGACTAAAGTTTTAAAACTTACTTTTTTAGGATTATAATATACTGCCACAGTTTCAGCATGACCTGTTTTTCCAGTATTGCTACTTTCGTAAGTTGGGTTTTTAGTATGACCACCTGCATAACCAGAAACAGCTTCCTCTACTCCATTTACACTTTCGAAAATAGCTTCTACACACCAAAAACAGCCACTTGCAAAATAAGCAATTTCAGTAGTTTCAGTGGGTATATAAAGTGTCTTTTCATTTTTTATTTCATCATTCTTGACTTCTTCTTTTTTAGAAAAACCTAAACAAGAAATTAGTAAAAGTGATACTGCAACAGGAAATAATGGTTTTATAAAATTCATATTTTATATTAAATAGTTATTTTTCATAAATAAAATTTGCCCCAAGAACAAACTAAAAATTCTTGGAACAAATTTCTGAACTTTTAATTCGATAAAAAAATTCGAATTACTTTATTTGTCGTTCTTTATTACAACTTCATACAATTTGTTTACAACTTTAGCATTTTATTAAGAAACCATCTTGTAAAACTA
It includes:
- a CDS encoding ion transporter; translation: MEKKANKTSWREKIHEIIYEADTPEGKLFDVILLITIIASILLVMLESVESIDFKYHDYLNIGEWIITIFFSIEYILRIISIKKPLKYVFSFYGIIDLLSTIPMYLTFILVGSHSLVALRALRLLRVFRILKLARYTGASEKLTLAMRASKAKISVFLFFIVIVCIILGTVMYMVEGQENGFTNIPKSIYWAIVTLTTVGFGDIAPQTPLGQLIASVIMILGYAVIAIPTGIVSSELTKSTLNEDVNTQSCPNCLKEKHKDNAIYCYNCGSVLNP
- the miaA gene encoding tRNA (adenosine(37)-N6)-dimethylallyltransferase MiaA — its product is MKNTLITIVGPTAIGKTALSIELANHFKSDIISCDSRQFFKEMTIGTAVPSADELSAAKHHFIQNRSIFDAYNVGEFERDALAKLEDLFLKNPIQIMVGGSGLYVDAVLQGLDYFPEVDPKIREDLTKELEEKGIESLQKKLQKLDIETYNTIALENPHRIMRALEICIGSGKTYSEFRNKPKEPRNFNVIKVGLTADREIIYDRINQRVDVMIENGLVEEAQKLHQHKKINALQTVGYRELFSFFEEDFTKEFAIGEIKKNTRRFAKRQITWFKRDEKTLWFDYKSDIEKIINEVENSI
- a CDS encoding DUF2254 domain-containing protein, producing the protein MKDRFLQFFRKVYHLKDKIAFFPTIISLAGCAFAYIMMYAENQGISKYLIEFFPQLVINNTETARNILTTFIGGLISIMVFSFSMVMILLNQASSNFSPRLLPGLISNRKHQIILGIYIATILYCIFILVFIEPSGNKYQLPGFSVLWSIIFMVFSLGSFIYFIHSISQEIQIEFIMKRISSTAHKKLQNLLDLEKDKEFNFPDTSNWIEFKSKETGYFQDVSIKLLKEISLHNDCRLEIVSHKGTLCYKGEVLFKIEKELDEKNTDKIYKAFDFSNDEFIEDNYLIAFKHLKEIALKAMSPGINDPGTAMNAIDYLHELFKLRIIKQEKDFIFEEEECIILLHIVAFEDLIYKVMASLRTYCKHDVIVVKKMLLFLKDLKTYTSKEDKIEIINKEIENLLVDARIAITNKTDLQKLQDI
- a CDS encoding OmpH family outer membrane protein, encoding MKLKLTLLLVAFISTFSIAQTKTGTIDSDYIINIMPESKIVIAKSQEYGARLDSMFSIKMEDYQARVKDFRDKEKEMGALMKKTLVKELTELEQDIKQYQDNGNKLMQLKQNELMRPLYKKLNLAIKEIAKENGYTLILTTTVNQFAYIDQEFDITKLVIAKLNIKEPEIKEPAQN
- the msrA gene encoding peptide-methionine (S)-S-oxide reductase MsrA, translated to MNFIKPLFPVAVSLLLISCLGFSKKEEVKNDEIKNEKTLYIPTETTEIAYFASGCFWCVEAIFESVNGVEEAVSGYAGGHTKNPTYESSNTGKTGHAETVAVYYNPKKVSFKTLVTVFFGSQDPTTVNGQHPDYGSQYRSIAFYQNEAEKKIIEDEITRLNQEMYNGKIVTEVAKYTKFYKAEEYHQDFEKRNPNQSYIKAVSIPRLNKFKSKFPELLRDSEH